One Sphingomicrobium marinum genomic window carries:
- the pulA gene encoding pullulanase-type alpha-1,6-glucosidase — MNAARQLISGIIAATILSLTGACAPTEPPPASTAAAPTKVAHARAHWLTPHLIAWEGEGMPNLRAGASTFPLAAAGSVAGELALNFPHLAGMPLWRVEAPPENVRAFLKQPLTLMGEEATGIQIGPVLDALYANDLPLGARRSDTGWDISVWAPTARSLTLLLFDSSMGGNATRLPMSENAQTGVWSISGPADWNRKYYVYEVEVYVPSTGQVERNIVTDPYSLNLAPDSKRTQIIDLDDADLKPAGWDAFARDLPQHPEDRSIYELHVRDFSSAVPGLNPAKAGKYLAFADPDLPGSRHLTALAQAGLTDVHLLPTNDCASIPEVGAVEPDQDALAAMAPDSEQQQALVKEASAGDGFNWCYDPLHYLAPEGSYASTPDGTARIIEFRQMVMGLSDMGLGTVLDVVFNHTPAHGQGDKSVLDKIVPGYYQRLDADGNVANSTCCSNTASERRMMERLLVEGLMVWARDYKVSGFRFDLMGHHSKDNILKGREALRTLTLEQHGVDGRDLLIYGEGWNFGEVADNARFIQATQREMAGTGIGTFNDRIRDAIRGGAYNSKAEEAVRRQGFASGLFTAPNRMTSSDDAARAEALRLADHVRAGLAGSLADFAFENADGVVRRLGDMDYNGQPLGYVSDPQETINYAAAHDNPTLFDSNVWKLPLDTSKDDRVRWQNLANSLVVLAQGIPFIHAGQDLLRTKSLDHNSYDSGDWFNRIDFSGQHHWWGRGLAHRADNEVDWPIARTLLSDDRMAMEPQHIARAAAHMREMLKIRTQTRNWFTISDAESINTLLRFGNTGPDQVPGLIVMLLGAEGDERVVVVFNATRAAQQVDYTSSQAFALHEIQQNSDDPIVRTAQPNAAGFKVPALTTAVFVKAD; from the coding sequence ATGAACGCAGCGCGGCAACTAATTTCGGGTATTATCGCTGCTACGATTTTGTCGCTGACCGGCGCTTGTGCGCCTACGGAGCCACCGCCTGCCAGCACAGCAGCCGCCCCGACCAAGGTCGCGCACGCCCGCGCCCACTGGCTGACGCCGCACCTCATCGCATGGGAAGGCGAGGGCATGCCAAACTTGCGCGCGGGCGCATCCACGTTCCCGCTCGCTGCGGCGGGCAGCGTCGCGGGCGAGCTTGCCCTCAATTTCCCGCACCTTGCCGGCATGCCGCTGTGGCGCGTCGAGGCCCCGCCGGAAAATGTGCGCGCATTCCTCAAGCAGCCACTGACACTTATGGGAGAGGAAGCGACCGGCATCCAGATCGGCCCCGTTCTCGATGCGCTTTACGCCAACGACCTGCCGTTGGGGGCGCGGCGCAGCGATACCGGGTGGGACATCTCGGTCTGGGCACCCACCGCACGATCGCTCACGCTCCTCCTGTTTGATAGCAGTATGGGCGGTAACGCGACCCGGCTACCCATGAGCGAAAATGCGCAGACCGGCGTGTGGTCAATCTCGGGGCCCGCCGACTGGAACCGCAAATATTATGTCTACGAGGTCGAGGTCTATGTTCCGTCGACAGGGCAGGTCGAACGCAACATCGTCACCGACCCCTATTCGCTCAACTTGGCGCCCGACAGCAAGCGGACGCAAATCATCGATCTCGATGATGCCGACCTTAAGCCCGCCGGCTGGGACGCCTTCGCGCGCGACCTGCCCCAGCATCCCGAAGATCGGTCGATATACGAACTGCACGTGCGCGATTTTTCCAGCGCGGTGCCAGGGCTCAATCCAGCAAAGGCCGGCAAGTATCTCGCCTTCGCGGACCCTGACCTCCCCGGCAGCAGGCATCTGACCGCACTGGCACAGGCCGGGCTCACCGACGTGCACCTTTTGCCGACGAACGACTGCGCCTCCATCCCCGAAGTCGGTGCGGTCGAACCCGACCAGGATGCACTCGCAGCGATGGCACCCGATAGCGAACAGCAGCAGGCGTTGGTCAAGGAAGCGAGCGCGGGCGACGGCTTCAATTGGTGCTACGACCCGCTGCATTATCTGGCGCCCGAAGGTAGCTATGCCAGCACGCCCGATGGCACCGCGCGCATCATCGAATTTCGGCAGATGGTAATGGGATTGAGCGACATGGGGCTCGGCACCGTGCTCGACGTCGTCTTCAACCACACCCCTGCGCACGGGCAGGGCGACAAGTCGGTGCTCGATAAGATCGTGCCCGGCTACTACCAGCGGCTCGACGCCGACGGGAATGTCGCCAATTCCACCTGCTGTTCCAACACCGCGAGCGAGCGGCGGATGATGGAGCGGCTGCTGGTCGAAGGGCTGATGGTGTGGGCGCGCGACTACAAGGTGTCGGGTTTCCGCTTCGACCTGATGGGGCATCACTCCAAGGACAATATTCTCAAGGGCCGCGAGGCACTGCGTACGCTGACGCTTGAGCAGCACGGTGTCGATGGCCGCGATTTGCTGATTTATGGCGAGGGATGGAATTTTGGCGAGGTCGCCGACAACGCCCGGTTCATCCAGGCGACCCAGCGTGAAATGGCGGGCACCGGTATCGGGACATTCAACGACCGCATCCGCGATGCCATTCGCGGCGGCGCTTACAACAGCAAGGCCGAGGAAGCCGTCCGCCGCCAAGGATTTGCCAGCGGCCTGTTCACCGCGCCCAACCGCATGACGTCGAGTGATGATGCGGCCCGCGCGGAAGCCTTGCGGCTGGCCGATCATGTGCGCGCGGGGCTCGCCGGAAGTCTTGCCGACTTCGCATTCGAAAATGCCGATGGGGTGGTCCGCCGCCTTGGCGACATGGACTATAACGGCCAGCCGCTCGGCTATGTCTCCGACCCGCAGGAGACGATCAATTACGCCGCCGCGCACGACAATCCCACGCTGTTCGACAGCAATGTTTGGAAGCTGCCGCTCGACACGTCGAAGGATGATCGCGTCCGCTGGCAAAACCTCGCCAACTCATTGGTCGTTCTGGCGCAGGGCATCCCCTTCATCCACGCCGGCCAAGACCTGCTGCGCACCAAGAGCCTCGATCATAACAGCTATGACAGCGGCGACTGGTTCAACCGCATCGACTTTTCCGGGCAGCACCACTGGTGGGGGCGCGGGCTCGCGCATCGCGCCGACAACGAGGTCGACTGGCCGATCGCCCGCACGCTGCTTTCCGATGATCGCATGGCGATGGAGCCCCAACATATCGCCCGCGCCGCCGCGCACATGCGCGAGATGCTGAAAATTCGTACGCAGACCCGGAACTGGTTCACCATTTCAGATGCGGAATCGATCAACACGCTACTGCGGTTTGGCAATACCGGCCCCGACCAAGTGCCCGGTCTGATCGTCATGTTGCTGGGCGCCGAGGGCGATGAGCGCGTGGTTGTCGTCTTCAACGCGACACGCGCGGCGCAGCAGGTCGATTACACCTCAAGCCAAGCTTTCGCGCTCCACGAGATCCAGCAAAACTCCGACGATCCGATCGTGCGCACCGCGCAGCCCAATGCGGCCGGGTTCAAGGTTCCGGCGCTCACGACCGCAGTGTTTGTCAAAGCCGACTAG
- the gyrB gene encoding DNA topoisomerase (ATP-hydrolyzing) subunit B: MADEKTPNAYGADSIKVLKGLDAVRKRPGMYIGDTDDGSGLHHMVFEVSDNAIDEALAGHCDRVLITLNADGSVSVEDNGRGIPVDMHKEEGVSAAEVIMTQLHAGGKFENTSDDNAYKVSGGLHGVGVSVVNALSEWLELTIWRDGKEHWMRFEHGNAVESLRLVGEAEGRKGTKVTFLPSGDTFKTTEFDFDRLEHRFRELAFLNSGVRIIITDERHDEPREVEMFYEGGIAAFVQWLDRNKTALIEDPIAITGQRDDIGIEVALEWNDSYYENVLCFTNNIPQRDGGTHLAAFRSALTRTLNNYSEKTGLLKKSKVSLTGDDMREGLTAIVSVKLPDPKFGSQTKDKLVSSEVRQPLESLMADKLVEWLEENPGPAKDIIQKVIDAAAAREAARKAREMTRKGAMTVASLPGKLADCQEKDPAKSELFLVEGDSAGGSAKQGRDRKTQAILPLKGKILNVERARFDRMLSSKEIGTLIQALGTGIGREDFNLEKLRYHKIVIMTDADVDGAHIRTLLLTFFYRQMPELVENGHLYIAQPPLYKVARGRSEVYLKDNAALDDYLVNAGLDGLLLEASDGEHAGEGLRHLVDHARRMRTLIGYAPRKYDDALVEALALNGALDPNIDDKKRAAAIEATANWAGLEDTEAEWSGEIDDNGDAIIRRLWRGVTDAHRINAAFLTSAEARKLHKLAAEEVEAYKTPAVLKVIRADGEESEAKKPTMITRPTELLDAVLAAGRKGLSIQRYKGLGEMNAEQLWETTLDADNRSLLRVEVDQADVADEIFTRLMGDVVEPRREFIQDNALSVANLDV; this comes from the coding sequence ATGGCAGACGAAAAGACACCAAACGCATATGGCGCCGACAGCATCAAGGTCCTCAAAGGTCTCGATGCGGTGCGCAAACGGCCCGGCATGTATATCGGCGATACCGATGACGGATCGGGCCTGCATCACATGGTGTTCGAGGTCTCCGACAATGCCATCGACGAGGCTTTGGCGGGCCACTGCGACCGCGTCCTGATCACGCTCAATGCCGATGGTTCGGTGAGCGTCGAGGACAATGGCCGCGGCATTCCGGTGGACATGCACAAGGAAGAAGGCGTGTCGGCTGCCGAGGTCATCATGACCCAGCTGCATGCCGGCGGTAAGTTCGAGAATACTAGCGACGATAACGCCTATAAAGTGTCGGGCGGCTTGCACGGTGTTGGCGTCTCGGTGGTCAACGCGCTGTCCGAATGGCTTGAACTCACCATCTGGCGCGACGGCAAGGAGCATTGGATGCGCTTCGAGCACGGCAATGCCGTGGAATCGCTGCGCTTGGTCGGGGAGGCCGAGGGGCGCAAGGGTACCAAGGTTACGTTCCTGCCCAGCGGTGACACCTTCAAGACCACCGAATTCGATTTCGACCGGCTCGAACACCGGTTCCGCGAGCTGGCATTCCTCAACTCGGGCGTACGCATCATCATCACCGACGAGCGGCATGACGAACCCAGGGAAGTGGAGATGTTCTATGAAGGCGGCATCGCGGCCTTCGTGCAATGGCTCGACCGCAACAAGACCGCGTTGATCGAGGATCCCATCGCCATCACGGGTCAGCGCGACGATATAGGGATCGAGGTCGCGCTGGAGTGGAACGACAGCTATTATGAAAACGTGCTGTGTTTCACCAACAACATTCCGCAGCGCGACGGCGGCACGCACCTCGCCGCCTTCCGCTCGGCATTGACGCGCACGCTCAACAACTATTCGGAAAAGACCGGGCTTCTCAAGAAATCGAAGGTGAGCCTGACGGGCGACGACATGCGCGAAGGTCTGACCGCGATCGTCTCGGTCAAGCTGCCCGACCCCAAGTTCGGATCGCAGACCAAAGACAAGCTGGTCAGCTCCGAAGTACGCCAGCCGCTGGAAAGCCTGATGGCTGACAAGCTGGTCGAATGGCTCGAAGAAAACCCCGGCCCTGCCAAGGACATCATTCAGAAGGTGATCGATGCCGCGGCGGCGCGCGAGGCCGCACGCAAGGCGCGTGAGATGACGCGTAAGGGCGCCATGACCGTAGCTTCGTTGCCGGGCAAGCTCGCCGACTGTCAGGAAAAGGACCCGGCCAAGTCCGAACTCTTCCTGGTCGAGGGCGATTCTGCCGGCGGGTCGGCCAAGCAGGGCCGCGACCGCAAGACGCAGGCGATCCTCCCGCTGAAGGGCAAGATCCTCAACGTCGAGCGAGCGCGTTTTGACCGCATGCTGTCGTCGAAGGAGATCGGCACGCTCATACAGGCGCTGGGCACGGGGATCGGGCGCGAGGACTTCAACCTTGAGAAGCTACGCTACCACAAGATCGTGATCATGACCGACGCCGACGTCGACGGCGCGCATATCCGCACGCTCCTGCTCACCTTCTTCTATCGACAGATGCCTGAGTTGGTCGAAAACGGCCATCTCTACATCGCGCAGCCGCCGCTCTACAAAGTCGCGCGCGGTCGCAGCGAGGTCTATTTGAAGGACAACGCGGCGCTTGATGACTATCTCGTCAATGCAGGCCTCGACGGCCTGTTATTGGAAGCTTCGGACGGCGAACATGCGGGCGAAGGATTGCGCCATCTCGTCGATCATGCCCGCCGTATGCGGACGCTGATCGGTTATGCACCGCGCAAGTATGACGACGCGCTGGTCGAAGCGTTGGCGCTCAACGGTGCGCTCGATCCAAATATTGACGACAAGAAACGCGCCGCCGCGATCGAAGCAACCGCCAATTGGGCGGGGCTTGAAGATACCGAAGCGGAGTGGTCGGGCGAGATCGATGATAACGGCGATGCCATTATCCGTCGCTTGTGGCGCGGCGTTACCGATGCGCACCGCATCAACGCTGCTTTCCTCACCTCTGCCGAAGCGCGCAAGCTCCACAAGCTCGCCGCTGAGGAGGTCGAAGCCTACAAGACACCCGCGGTGCTGAAGGTCATTCGCGCCGACGGCGAAGAGTCCGAAGCCAAGAAGCCGACCATGATCACCCGCCCGACCGAGTTGCTCGATGCCGTGCTCGCTGCGGGCCGCAAAGGCCTGTCGATCCAGCGCTACAAAGGGCTGGGCGAAATGAACGCCGAACAGCTGTGGGAAACCACGCTCGACGCCGACAATCGCTCGCTCTTACGCGTCGAGGTCGACCAGGCTGATGTCGCCGACGAGATCTTTACTCGCCTGATGGGCGATGTCGTCGAACCGCGCCGCGAATTCATCCAGGACAACGCGCTGAGCGTGGCCAACCTCGACGTCTAG
- a CDS encoding DUF2254 domain-containing protein, giving the protein MPRWRFILARMVERIWFRAALIGLLSVALALAAALLAPLIPYKLSLSIGASAVDDILTILASSMLAVTTFSLTAMVTAFSGAAAHITPRATKLLIEDATAQNALSTFLGGFLFAIVGIIALSTGIYGGQGRAILFIGTILVIAVIVLTLLNWIGRLGNFGRVQDAIERIEAKAISALDHYPGPRVILHEERRPDAGTTIVTANRTGYVAHIDRSRLSDAAAKAGVQFTLSAPAGTFVDPTRPLGWCDGSVNAEQLESMRDAAIIEPSRDFDQDPRFGMVVLAEIGSRALSPGINDPGTAIAVLGAGQRVLDSFSQLEVDTVERASHVIDAPISFEDMVTDLILPLARDGAGIFEVGIRLQQMLGALAQRIPRARGWLLGLAQQALEQARAAIEDKRALERVEDAHRSAFAEAQVPLDVAERA; this is encoded by the coding sequence ATGCCGCGATGGCGCTTTATCCTGGCCCGAATGGTCGAACGAATCTGGTTCCGCGCTGCGCTCATTGGGTTGCTGTCCGTAGCGCTTGCGCTCGCCGCCGCTTTGCTGGCGCCGCTCATACCCTACAAACTCAGTCTCAGCATCGGGGCCAGCGCGGTCGATGACATTCTCACTATTCTGGCATCCTCGATGCTTGCCGTGACGACTTTCTCGCTCACCGCGATGGTAACCGCCTTTTCCGGTGCGGCGGCGCACATTACGCCGCGCGCTACGAAGTTGCTGATCGAGGACGCGACAGCGCAGAACGCGCTATCGACCTTCCTCGGGGGCTTTCTCTTCGCGATCGTCGGCATCATTGCCCTGTCGACCGGCATTTATGGCGGGCAAGGCCGCGCCATCCTGTTCATCGGAACGATACTCGTCATCGCGGTGATTGTGCTGACCTTGCTCAACTGGATAGGTCGCCTTGGCAATTTCGGGCGCGTCCAGGACGCCATCGAACGCATCGAAGCCAAAGCCATCAGCGCACTCGACCATTATCCGGGACCGCGCGTGATCCTCCATGAAGAGCGCCGCCCCGACGCAGGCACGACCATCGTTACCGCAAACAGGACGGGCTACGTCGCCCATATCGACCGATCGCGATTGAGCGATGCTGCCGCCAAGGCAGGAGTGCAGTTTACGCTTAGCGCGCCGGCGGGCACCTTTGTCGATCCGACACGCCCGCTGGGTTGGTGCGACGGTTCGGTCAATGCGGAACAGCTCGAAAGCATGCGCGATGCGGCGATCATCGAGCCGTCGCGCGATTTCGACCAGGACCCCCGCTTCGGCATGGTGGTGCTGGCCGAAATTGGCAGCCGTGCATTGTCACCGGGAATCAATGATCCCGGCACGGCGATCGCAGTCCTGGGCGCTGGACAGCGTGTTCTCGACAGTTTCTCACAGCTCGAAGTCGACACGGTCGAGCGGGCGTCACATGTCATCGATGCGCCGATCAGCTTCGAGGACATGGTGACCGACCTCATCCTGCCCTTGGCGCGTGATGGTGCCGGCATATTCGAAGTAGGTATCCGTTTGCAGCAAATGCTCGGTGCGCTGGCGCAGCGGATTCCGCGAGCACGCGGCTGGTTACTGGGCTTGGCACAGCAAGCCTTAGAACAGGCACGCGCCGCCATCGAGGACAAACGTGCGCTGGAAAGAGTTGAAGATGCGCACCGCAGCGCCTTTGCCGAAGCGCAGGTGCCGCTGGATGTTGCCGAACGCGCCTAG
- the recF gene encoding DNA replication/repair protein RecF (All proteins in this family for which functions are known are DNA-binding proteins that assist the filamentation of RecA onto DNA for the initiation of recombination or recombinational repair.) gives MLTRLALTDFRNHADALITPGPGFVLLAGDNGAGKTNILEAVSLLAPGRGLRGTPLRDMARQQGDGGFAIAARLAEDIDIGIGTAPAAPDRKKVRIKGEAAAANRLGDYLSVLWLTPAMDRLFADSAGARRRFLDRLVFALEPSHAHHVSRYEAAMRARNKLLAEPDNADPEWLVALESGMAEHGDALGQARARTIAALGEAIAASPEDDFPHASLALSGWDGGDLKAALRASRSRDGAAGRTLVGPHRQDLAVQHAAKKQPAHLSSTGEQKGLLIGLLLAHAALVEERRGSPPVLLLDEVAAHLDPVRRAALFSRLEGHGQVWMTATEAALFDGIENATRLTVTAGRIN, from the coding sequence ATGCTCACCCGCCTTGCCCTTACCGATTTTCGCAACCATGCCGACGCGCTGATCACGCCGGGCCCGGGCTTTGTGCTGCTGGCGGGCGACAATGGGGCGGGCAAGACCAATATCCTTGAAGCCGTATCGCTGCTGGCGCCGGGGCGCGGTTTGCGTGGCACGCCGCTGCGCGACATGGCGCGCCAGCAAGGTGACGGCGGCTTTGCGATCGCTGCGCGCCTCGCGGAGGACATCGACATCGGCATCGGGACCGCGCCCGCCGCGCCCGATCGCAAGAAGGTGCGCATCAAGGGCGAGGCGGCGGCCGCCAACCGGCTGGGCGATTATCTTTCGGTGTTGTGGCTCACCCCCGCGATGGATCGGCTATTCGCCGACAGTGCAGGGGCGCGGCGTCGCTTTCTCGACCGGCTCGTCTTCGCGCTGGAGCCCTCGCATGCCCATCACGTGTCGCGCTACGAAGCGGCGATGCGCGCGCGTAACAAGCTGCTCGCCGAACCCGACAATGCAGATCCCGAATGGCTGGTCGCGCTGGAGAGCGGCATGGCGGAGCATGGCGACGCGCTGGGTCAGGCACGCGCGCGCACCATCGCTGCGCTGGGCGAGGCCATCGCGGCTAGCCCGGAGGACGATTTTCCGCACGCGTCGCTTGCGCTGTCGGGCTGGGATGGCGGCGATCTCAAGGCGGCGCTACGCGCCTCGCGGTCGCGGGATGGCGCTGCCGGGCGCACGCTGGTTGGCCCCCATCGCCAGGACCTTGCCGTCCAACACGCCGCGAAGAAGCAGCCAGCCCATTTGTCGTCAACCGGAGAGCAGAAAGGTCTACTGATCGGCCTGCTCCTCGCGCACGCCGCCTTGGTCGAAGAACGTCGCGGCTCCCCGCCCGTCCTGCTGCTCGATGAAGTAGCTGCGCATCTGGATCCCGTCCGCCGCGCTGCCTTGTTCTCGCGCCTTGAAGGGCACGGGCAGGTATGGATGACGGCGACCGAGGCGGCCTTGTTCGACGGAATAGAAAATGCCACGCGACTGACCGTCACTGCGGGCCGGATCAACTAG
- the dnaN gene encoding DNA polymerase III subunit beta, giving the protein MKATIERAVLLKSLGHVQSVVERRNTIPILSNVLLEAGDDGSLRLMATDLDLQVDERVEADVSQAGATTVPAHTFFDIVRKLPEGAQVSLEAADGKMQVNAGRARFNLQTLPRDDFPVIAEGDLPTRFELPAATLRQVIDKTRFAISSEETRYYLMGIFFHVDGDAMKAAATDGHRLARVTIDKPEGSDGMPDIIVPKKCVGELRKLLDEVEGTVEVSLSDTKVRFGLGAAVLTSKLIDGTFPDYNRVIPTANDKLLKIDPKSFMAGVDRVATIASEKTRAVKMAVDNDKVTLSVSSPENGLAVEEVPADYSNDGMEIGFNARYLMDILHEIEGDTVEVHLADAAAPTLLRENDSSQALYVLMPMRV; this is encoded by the coding sequence ATGAAAGCCACAATCGAACGGGCGGTACTCCTCAAGAGCCTCGGCCATGTCCAATCCGTGGTCGAACGTCGTAACACCATTCCGATCCTCTCGAACGTGCTGCTCGAAGCGGGTGATGACGGCTCGCTCCGTCTCATGGCGACTGACCTCGATCTCCAGGTCGATGAGCGCGTCGAGGCGGATGTCAGCCAGGCCGGCGCGACCACCGTTCCCGCGCACACTTTTTTCGATATCGTGCGCAAGCTTCCCGAAGGCGCGCAGGTCAGCCTCGAAGCCGCCGATGGCAAGATGCAGGTCAATGCCGGCCGCGCGCGCTTTAACTTGCAGACGCTGCCGCGCGATGATTTCCCGGTCATCGCCGAAGGCGACCTGCCGACCCGTTTCGAATTGCCCGCCGCCACGCTGCGCCAGGTGATCGACAAGACTCGCTTCGCCATTTCGAGCGAAGAGACGCGCTATTACCTCATGGGCATTTTCTTCCACGTCGATGGCGACGCTATGAAGGCCGCGGCGACCGACGGCCACCGTCTTGCCCGCGTCACCATCGACAAGCCCGAAGGCTCGGACGGCATGCCCGATATCATCGTGCCCAAGAAATGCGTCGGCGAATTGCGCAAGCTGCTCGACGAGGTCGAAGGCACGGTCGAGGTCTCGCTATCCGACACCAAGGTCCGCTTCGGGCTTGGCGCGGCGGTGCTCACCAGCAAGCTGATCGACGGTACCTTCCCCGATTACAACCGCGTCATCCCGACTGCGAACGACAAGCTTTTGAAGATCGACCCCAAGAGCTTCATGGCGGGCGTTGACCGCGTCGCCACCATCGCCAGCGAAAAGACCCGCGCGGTCAAGATGGCGGTCGATAATGACAAGGTGACCCTGTCGGTCTCGAGCCCCGAAAACGGCCTTGCCGTCGAGGAAGTCCCGGCTGACTATTCGAATGATGGCATGGAGATCGGTTTCAACGCCCGCTATCTCATGGACATCCTCCACGAGATCGAAGGTGACACGGTCGAAGTCCACCTCGCCGACGCTGCAGCCCCGACGCTGCTGCGCGAAAATGATTCGAGCCAGGCGCTTTACGTCCTGATGCCGATGCGGGTGTGA